The stretch of DNA GGGCGGGCGCGATGCGACGGGCCGCCAGGGGGGCGAGCTGGGAGGTGGAGGCACGCCGGGCCGGCGCGGACACTCGGGGCATTTTGCGGGACTCCCTCGGTGAATCGTTGGGGGTGTGGGAACCTACATAGGAGGGGGAAACGTCCTGAGCAACGGACAATGGCCCCGCTTCTTTCCCCCAGGGCGGGCTTGTCGCATTCCCACCGTGGTGGCGCCGCTTTAAGATGCCGGACGTTTCGGAAACCTGGACCCGACCCCATGCCTGCTCGTCCTCCATCCTCTCCTCGCCCTGGTGCCGGAGGTAAGCCCCCATCCCGGGGCCGTCCTGCGCGCGAGGTGTCCTCCGACGAGGACTTCGCCGCACCCCCCTCCGGAGACGAGGGCCAGCCCGACGGCCCCTCCAACCCGGAGCTGTACGGGGACGCCGAGCCGCCACGCTCGCGCACGGACGAGACGCGGGTGGCCTCGGTGTCGGACGTGCGCGAGGAGTCCCGGCGCCGCGAGGAGGAAGAGGACGACAACGCGGACGCCACGCGCGCCGGGCCGCCGGTGCAGATGCTGGTGCTGGCGGGGCCGGACCGCGGGCGCAAGAAGCGCTTCCAGGGCGTGCGCATGGTGGTGGGGCGCGGCAAGGACTGCGACTTCACCCTGGATGACCAGTCCGTGTCGCGCCGGCATCTGGAGCTCATCTACGGCCAGGGCGGCGTGGCGATGCGCGACCTGGGCAGCATCTCCGGCACCCAGGTGAATGATCAGCGCGTCGACGAGTGCACCCTGAAGCACGGGGATGAAATCGCCATCGGCAAGTCGCGCCTGCGCTTCGTGGATGAGGCGGAGCAGATCAAGGAGCTGCGCGAACAGGCGGAGGCCCGCGAGGCGGACGAGAAGCGCGAGCGTGAGGAGGCGGCGAAGGACCGCGACGAGGCGCGCAAGGCGGCCGGTGCGTCCCGGGGCACCGACGTGGACCCGAATGACCCGCGGCTCAACGAGGCGACCAACGCCAACTACCGGATGCCGGATGAGCTGAAGGAGAAGAATCGCGACGCCAGCGGCGTGAAGAAGGGCAAGGGCGCCATCGCGATTCCCCGGCCGCGTCCGCCTCCGCGCAGCGCCGTCACCGGCGGCGGGGGGAATTCGAAGGCGAAGCTGCTCATCGGCGTGGGCGGCGGCGTGGTGGTGCTGCTCATGCTGGGTCTGTTGCTCATCCCCTCGGGCCCTCCGCCTCCGCCTCCGGTGGACCCCAACGTGGAGCGCTCGAAGCTGTTGATGCAGAAGGCGCGCGAGGCGGTGCGCTCGGACGACTTCGCCAGCGCGGTGAAGCTGGTGGAGGAGGCGGAGAAGCTGCGGCCGGGCGTGGACGAGGAGGGCCTGGGCCGCGCGGCGGCGAAGGAGCTGCTGGTGCAGCAGTCCTTCCAGGCCGTGCGCGAGCTCATCGACGCCAACGACTTCGCGGGAGCCCGACAGAAGCTGTCCGAGACGCCCCAGGGCACCGCCAAGACGGACGACACGCGGCGCAAGCTGGAGCAGGAGGTCAAGACGAAGGACGAGCTGTGGCGCATCAAGCAGATGGAGGAGGCGCTCGCGGCGCGTGACGTCGCCACGGCGCAGTCGCTGCTGGAGCAGGTGCCGGAGCTCAACCGGCCCGCGTACTCGCAGAAGCTGCAGGATTTGCAGGCGGAGCTGGCCAAGGAGGCTCGGGACAGCGCGGTGAGAGATCGGGCCAGCCGGGAGCGCAACGAGGAGCGGGCCAAGGAGGAGCGCAAGCGCTTCATCGCGGAGGCCTTCACGGACGTGGAGCGGCGCTTCAACGGCGGCGACTACCAGCGCGCGGTGCTCGAGTGCGACCGCGTGGTGGAGAAGTACAAGGCGGACAAGGATGTGAAGGACCGCTCGCGCCAGCTCAAGACGCTCATCCCTCAGTTCCAGCGCGCGCTGGACGACGCGCAGAAGAAGCTGGCGTCCAATGCGCTGGAGTCCGCGTCCAAGCCCCTGCGCCGCGCGGCGGAGCTGTACCGGCAGATCGGCTTCGATGGCTCGCTGGGGCGGACGCTGGACGAGCAGCTCGCGTCAGCGGCGCTGGCGGCGGGGCAGGCGGCGCTGAAGAAGGGCGACCTGGCGGGGGCGGGCAGCAACTTCCGCGAGGCCCTGCGCCTCAACCCGGGCGACCGTCGGGCTCGGGACGGCCTGGATGACTTGAGCAAGAAGGTGGAGGAGCTCTACATGCGCGCGTATATCGAGCGCGACCGGGACCCGCGCTCCGCGGCGGAGAAGTTCAAGATCGTCATCGAGACGGCGGCCGAGGGTTCGGATACGAAGCGCAAGGCCGAGATGTACCTGAGCGAGATGCAGCCGTGAGGCGCTCGCCAACAACGTTCGTACGTGGAGAGATGGGATGAGCGAGTCGTCGCTGCGTGAGCTCGGGATGGACCTCATCGAGGAGCGCCAGTTCGAGCGCGCCCTCGCCGTGTTCGCGGAGGCCGTGCGCCGGGTTCCCGCCGACCACCGCTCCCGCATGATGGCGTCCCGGTGTCTGGCCGAGCTGGGGGAGCGCGAGCGCGCCGTCACCTCGTACCACGCGACGGCCGAGGGCCTGCTGCGTCGCGACTACCTGCTGTCCGCCATGGCGGCGTGCAAGCTGGGGTTGGATCTGGCGCCCAGCGAGCGGCGGTTGAAGGAGACGCTGATCCGCGTCCACTCGCGCGCGGTGCGCAGCGCGCCGGGTCGCGCGGTGGTGCCGCCGCCCCTGCCGCCGGAGACGCTCTACGACGGCAAGGTGGAGACGGACCTGATGGGGCTGGCGGGCGAGGAGCTCTCCAACCGCGCCATCGAGGTGCTGGCCGCGCCGGACCCGGGTGGTTCCGCGGACCCGAACAGCCGTCCGCCGCTGCCGCTGTTCGCGGACCTGGACCGGGACGCGTTCATCGACCTGGTGGGTCGCATGGCGTGGCGCCGGGTGCGTCCCGAGGAGGTGGTGAGCCGTGAGGGCGAGCCCGCGGACCATCTCTACGTGCTCGTCGCTGGCAAGGCGGAGGTGACGCGGCAGATGGAGGGTGAGGCGCGCACGCTGGGCTTCCTCGGCGGTGGCTCCATCTTCGGGGAGATTGCCCTTTTGACGGGCGCACCGCCGACGGCGACGGTGTCCGCGGTGTCCGACACGGAGGTCTTCGAGATTCGCCGCGAGCACCTCAACGCGGTGGCGAAGAGTCACCCGGCGGTGCCGCAGGTGCTGGCGGACTTCGCGCAGCAGCGCATGGCGCGAAACCTGATGGCCACCTCGCCCATGTTCCAGACGCTGCCGGAGTCGGAGCGGGGGGCGCTGCTGCAGCGCTTCACCTTCCGCGCGCTGCAGGGGCACGAGAAGGTGCTGGTGGAGGGCGAGCACTCGCCGGGGCTGTTCCTGGTGCTGGCCGGTGAGCTGGTGGTCCAGAAGGAGGACCCGGCGGGCGGCACGGTGACGCTGGGCGTGCTGCGCGAGGGTGACGTGGCGGGGGAGATCTCCCTGCTGACGGGGCTGCGTGCCTCGGCCACGGTGGTGGCCACGCGAAAGACGGCAGCGGCCTTCCTGGAGCGCAACGCGTTCCATGCGCTGGTGCAGGCCTTCCCGCACATCCGGACGTATCTGGAGCAGCTCTCGGATCGGCGGTTGAAGCAGATTGGCGAGGCGCTGCGGCCCGCCGAAATCATCGACGCGGACGAGCTGGTGCTCGAGCCCGAGGCGGCGTGAGGAGCGCATGGTGACGTTGTCGCGTTCGAAGGTGGTGGGCGTGGCGCTGGCGCTGGCGGCGGCCGGAGCGGTGCTCTACTTCTGGCCGCGCCACGAGCCCGGTGTCCCGGAGGCCGTCACCCGTCAGGTCATCACGATGACGCGGGCGGCGGAGGCCAAGGACATCAGCAAGGTGATGGAGGGCGTGTCCGAGCGCTTCAAGACGGACGGCGGCATGGACTCGCGGCAGGTGCGCGGCATCCTCACGGGCCAGGTGCTGCGGGGCCAGTGGGTCCGCATCTTCACCACCAACCTGGAGGTCCACGAAGTCTCTCCCACGCAGGGGGACTTCCAGGCGCGCTTCATCTTCGGCCGCTCCCAGGCGGAGAGCGTGAAGGACCTGGCGGCCGACAGCGTGCTGAACGCGTATCTCATCGAAGGCACCTTCGAGAAGGAAGCCGACGGGGAGTGGCGCGTGGTGCGCGCGAAGTACCGGCCGCTGAATGCGACGGAGTTGCTGTAGCTACAGGCGAGCGGCGTGCGTCTCACCGAGGCTGCGGATCCGGGGCGATGCGCGAGGCCAGCGCTCATCGCGCGGAGTCCCCTGTGCCCGCTCGTGCTACGGACGTCTCACTGGAGCAGGGCGCCCGTCTCGTTCAGCCAGGCCTTGGCCATGGCGCCCTGGCCCGCGGACTCCAGGCCCTTCTTCACCGTGTCGATGCGCGAAGCCAGCTCCTCGCGCGGCGTGCCCTGTGCCCGCGCGCGCACCAGCCCGAAGTAGTAGTGCTGGCAGCCCGCCGCGTAGGCGCTCTGGGCGAAGAGCAGGTCGCCCATGGTGCTGTACGCCTCTGGCAGTGAGCCCGCGCCCGTGTCCGGGGCGATCACCGCGAGCAACGCCTTCGCGCCCTCGTAGTCCTTGCGCCGCACCAGCAGCGCGCCCTTGGCGTACTGCGCCTTCGCCAGCCCCACGCCCTTGGCGGCGATGGCCTTGTCGTAGGCGGCGAGCGCGTCGTCCTGCCGCTCCGCCGCCTCCAGCAGCCCGCCCCGCGCCAGCCAGTAGCGGCCGTCCTGCTCCAGCAGCGGAACCTTCTTCCCATCCGCGGACGCCACCTGGATGGCGCCGAACGCGCCCTCGTACGCATCCAGCAGCGCCAGCGCGCCCGAGGTATCGCCCGACGCCTGCAAGCTGCGAGCGCCGTCCAGGTAGAGCAGGGGCGCCGTCTTGCGCTTCGCCACCGCGGCCTCGAACGCGCCTCGCGCCTCGGGTGCCTTGCGCGCGGCCAGCGCCCGCGCCCGGGCGAAGAGGGCGTGCACGTCATCCGGCACGGCCTTCAGCGCCGCATCGGCCTCCTGGAGTGCCTGGTCCGCGGCGCCTCGTGACAGCGCCAGCTCCGCCTTCAGCGCCCCCGCGCGCGACGTCAGCGCGGGCGTCAGCTCGGCCTGCTTCTCCTGGGCCGTGATGAGCGCGCGCTCCGCCTCCTCCAGCTTCTTGCCCTGATACGCGCGCGCCAACCCCATGCCCAGCCGCGCCATCAGGTGGTCCGGGTTGACGCTGGTCGCCTTCTCGAACGCCTCCATCGCCTGCGCGGGCTGTCCCTCATCGAGCAGCGCCTCACCGTACGCGGTGGTGAAGCGCGGATCCCGATACGCATTCTCCGCCGCGCGGGCGAAGGCCTGGCGCGCGCCGGGCAAATCCCCCTTCGCCTGGAGCGTGAACGCCTGCGCCAGCGTGAGCCGGGGGCTGTTGGCCCCTTGCGACTGGAGGTCCGCCAGGTACTTCTCCGCCTCTGCCGTCTTGCCCTCCGCGAGCAGGTGCAGCGCGCGGGCGCCATGCCGCTCACCGGAGCGCGAGTCGAGCGCCTCGGCGCGGGCCAGGTACTCACGGGCACGGGCATCCGCGCCGGGCTGGTGGTGCTCCAGCCACAGCACCGTCTGGATGTCGGCGGCCAGCGCCTGGGCGTCGCGGGCGTCGGAGTCCAACTGGAAGAGCTTCTCCAGCTCCGCCATGGCGCGCGTCAAATCGGACGGGTTGCCTCGCAGCGCGGCGGCGCGGGCCATGCGCAGGTGCTCATCCGTCTCCCTGCGCACCGTTCCCCGGTGGACGAAGTAGGCCACGGCGCCCGCGAGCACCACGGCCACCACCGCCACCTGCGTCAGCGCGCTCTTCCAGCTCTCGCGTCGCTTCCAGTCGCCGTGATTCTCGGTGCCCATGGACCTGTCTCCCCGCGCTGGAGTTGGATGCTATTAGGTACGCCCCTCGCGGGTGTCAATGGATGGAGCCCGGAGCACGGGAGGAGTGAGCAATGGCGGTCCACACGGTGCTGTCCCCCGAAATCTTCACGCGCATCGCAGAGACCTTCGGGCTGGGAAACGTGCGCGGCGTGACGCCCATCCCCCAGGGCTCCATCAACACCAACCACCGGTTGGAGACCGACTCCGGCCGCTACTTCGTCCGCCACACGACGGTGCGCTCCTCGGAGGACCTGCGCTTCGAGTCCGCCCTGCTCGCGCACCTGGCCGCGCACCACTTCCCCTCGCCCGTGCAGCTCACCACGCGCGAGGGCGCCACCTTCGTCGAGCTCGCGGGCGGCCGCGTCAGCGTCTTCCGCTGGCTCCCGGGCGAGGAGAAGCGCCACCCCGGCCTCACCGCCGAGCACCTGGAGCGACTGGGCACCGAGCTGGGAAAGCTGCACCGCGACACCCAGTCCTTCGGCGGCAGCCGTGAGAACCCGTACTCACCCCAGGTGGTGCGCGGCTGGCTCGTGGAGCTCGCGCGCCATCCGGACACGACGCTGTCCTCGCTCTCCGGGGAGCTGGAGGGGATGCTCGCCAACGCGGAGTCACGGCGACAGGGCCTGGAGCCGCTCGGCGTCATCCACGCGGACCTCTTCACCGACAACGTGAAGTGGCTGGGCGACAGCGTGGGCGCCTTCTTCGACTTCGAGATGGCCTGCCGCGAGGCCTACGGCCTGGACCTGGTCATCACGTTGAACGCGTGGTGCTTCGACGGCGGGCAGTACCTGCCGGAGCTGTGTCGCGCGCTGGTGCGCGGCTACCAGGACGTCCGCCCGCTGGCCCCGGTGGAGCGCGAGAGCCTCTTCGGCCACGCGCTCTTCGGAGCGGTGCGCTTCACGGCGAGCCGCATCCGGGACTACCACCTGTCGGCGCTGCCCGCGGACAAGCTGGTGCGCAAGGACTACCGCACCTACCTGACCCGGGCCCGCGCGCTGACGGCCATGGGGCCCCAGGGCTACGCGACGCTCCTGGGGCTGTGAGTCCTCAGATGCCGGTGAGGATCTTCCACTGGTTGCCCTCGAGCCGGAACACCATCTGCTCCAGCTCCGCCTCCTTCTGCGGGCGCGAGGTGAGGCCCGGCATCCGGAAGCTCAGCTTCCAGTAGTAGATGGCCTTGGCGATGTCCTTGCCCACCTCCACGCGGCGCACCTCCATCTCCACCTTGGGCGACTGGAGCTGCGGGAAGAGCGTCTCCAGATAGGGCCCCAGGTTGGCCGCGGTGAGGTCGTCCTCGGGGTCGCTCGGCGTACCGCCGTCCTCGCGGAAGTCCTTGGACACCAGCGCCTGGATGGCGTGGGCGTCGCGTGCCTCGATGGCAGACCGATAGGCCTCCATCACTGCCAAAATGGCGCGGGTCTCGGAGGTGTCGTCGATTTCGGTGCCGGGGATGCGCTTCGGAGCGCAGGCGGCCAGGAGGGACAGGGCGCAGATGGCGAGGAAGCGGTAGAGCATGGCGGGGCCTTACGAAGACAATGCGGAGGAAGTCAACCCATTCCCCACGGCCCCGCCTGCACTTCGCGTGCCTCAGCCCTTGCGGATGACCTCGGAGATGAAGCGGTTGAGGACGGGAATCTCGTTGTCGAGAATCTTCAGGCCCTCGCCCTGGATGATCTTCTCGCCGATGAGCGCCAGGGGCTTCATCAGGAAGGGCAGCTTGAGGGAGATTTCACCGTCCATGGTGCGCTCCGTCTGACCGGCGCCCAAATCCCGGAAGCGCATGGTGCCTGTGTTCACCAGCATCTTGGAGATGGTGTGGGACGTGGGCACGTTGGTGAACGTGAGCTCCTTGCGGCGCTTGTCGTAGGTGGACGACTCGATGAAGGCGAACCACTCGGGGGGCACGCGCTTGGGGCCGATGCTCTCGATGACGGGCTTGGGGCGGTAGCGCACCTTGCGGCGGACCACGTCACCCTCGACCTTCACCTCGAGCGGCTGGAGCTCCAGCAGCACGCCATGGTGCTTGAGCAGGAACTCGAAGTAACGCTCGTCGAGGAGCGCGCGCTCCACCTCGTCCACCGTCCCCTGGATTCGCTGCCTCGTCTCGAACCGCATCGCTTCCCTCCTGATGACCTGGCTCGTCGCCGCTGTGTGGGCTGCCTGCCTAGCGGAAAGCGCGGCTAGCGGAAAGCCTGTCGTGGCACGAGCACGCCCCGGAAGGTCTTCTCCTCGAAATCACACCGCTCCACCCACTCCTGGGCGGTGGCCTTGAAGGCCGTGCCGAAGTCCGGGAGGACACCCACCTCGTGGCGCACCGCGCCGCAGTCGCCAGAGAGATAGGAAGCCTCCACCTTCAGGCGCAAGGCCTCGCGGCGAAGGGACAGGGGAAGCGAATCGTCCGACAGCGCACGTTGCAGGGACTCGCCGGCCAGGACGGGGGAGCCCACCTGCTGCAGCCTGCGGCCCAACAGGTAGTTGAGGTACGGGTCCGAGGGCAGGGCCTGCAGGGCGCGCGACAGGAGCAACAGCCGCAGCTCCTCCTTGGGGGCCAGGAAGTACGCGTCGATGCCGGCGCGGCGCGCCGTGGACTCCAGCGCGGCGAGCTTCACCTGGGCGGTGCGCGTCAAATCCGGCGTGGCGTCCAGGGCCAGCACCGTGTCCAGGTGCGCGCGGGCCTGCTCGGGGCGCTCGCGGCGGGTCTCCACGTCGGCCAGCGCCATGGCCACCTCGGCCTCGGAGACCGTCTGTCCCTTCACCTTGCCCGCGAGCGTGTCGAGCACGGTGGTGGCCTCGTCGTAGCGCTCCAGCGCGGAGAGGGCGGCGGCCTCGCCCAGGCGGTAGGCGGGCTCCTCGGGCTGGAGGGTGGC from Myxococcus guangdongensis encodes:
- a CDS encoding FHA domain-containing protein, with protein sequence MSSDEDFAAPPSGDEGQPDGPSNPELYGDAEPPRSRTDETRVASVSDVREESRRREEEEDDNADATRAGPPVQMLVLAGPDRGRKKRFQGVRMVVGRGKDCDFTLDDQSVSRRHLELIYGQGGVAMRDLGSISGTQVNDQRVDECTLKHGDEIAIGKSRLRFVDEAEQIKELREQAEAREADEKREREEAAKDRDEARKAAGASRGTDVDPNDPRLNEATNANYRMPDELKEKNRDASGVKKGKGAIAIPRPRPPPRSAVTGGGGNSKAKLLIGVGGGVVVLLMLGLLLIPSGPPPPPPVDPNVERSKLLMQKAREAVRSDDFASAVKLVEEAEKLRPGVDEEGLGRAAAKELLVQQSFQAVRELIDANDFAGARQKLSETPQGTAKTDDTRRKLEQEVKTKDELWRIKQMEEALAARDVATAQSLLEQVPELNRPAYSQKLQDLQAELAKEARDSAVRDRASRERNEERAKEERKRFIAEAFTDVERRFNGGDYQRAVLECDRVVEKYKADKDVKDRSRQLKTLIPQFQRALDDAQKKLASNALESASKPLRRAAELYRQIGFDGSLGRTLDEQLASAALAAGQAALKKGDLAGAGSNFREALRLNPGDRRARDGLDDLSKKVEELYMRAYIERDRDPRSAAEKFKIVIETAAEGSDTKRKAEMYLSEMQP
- a CDS encoding cyclic nucleotide-binding domain-containing protein, whose protein sequence is MSESSLRELGMDLIEERQFERALAVFAEAVRRVPADHRSRMMASRCLAELGERERAVTSYHATAEGLLRRDYLLSAMAACKLGLDLAPSERRLKETLIRVHSRAVRSAPGRAVVPPPLPPETLYDGKVETDLMGLAGEELSNRAIEVLAAPDPGGSADPNSRPPLPLFADLDRDAFIDLVGRMAWRRVRPEEVVSREGEPADHLYVLVAGKAEVTRQMEGEARTLGFLGGGSIFGEIALLTGAPPTATVSAVSDTEVFEIRREHLNAVAKSHPAVPQVLADFAQQRMARNLMATSPMFQTLPESERGALLQRFTFRALQGHEKVLVEGEHSPGLFLVLAGELVVQKEDPAGGTVTLGVLREGDVAGEISLLTGLRASATVVATRKTAAAFLERNAFHALVQAFPHIRTYLEQLSDRRLKQIGEALRPAEIIDADELVLEPEAA
- a CDS encoding tetratricopeptide repeat protein, with amino-acid sequence MGTENHGDWKRRESWKSALTQVAVVAVVLAGAVAYFVHRGTVRRETDEHLRMARAAALRGNPSDLTRAMAELEKLFQLDSDARDAQALAADIQTVLWLEHHQPGADARAREYLARAEALDSRSGERHGARALHLLAEGKTAEAEKYLADLQSQGANSPRLTLAQAFTLQAKGDLPGARQAFARAAENAYRDPRFTTAYGEALLDEGQPAQAMEAFEKATSVNPDHLMARLGMGLARAYQGKKLEEAERALITAQEKQAELTPALTSRAGALKAELALSRGAADQALQEADAALKAVPDDVHALFARARALAARKAPEARGAFEAAVAKRKTAPLLYLDGARSLQASGDTSGALALLDAYEGAFGAIQVASADGKKVPLLEQDGRYWLARGGLLEAAERQDDALAAYDKAIAAKGVGLAKAQYAKGALLVRRKDYEGAKALLAVIAPDTGAGSLPEAYSTMGDLLFAQSAYAAGCQHYYFGLVRARAQGTPREELASRIDTVKKGLESAGQGAMAKAWLNETGALLQ
- a CDS encoding homoserine kinase, with the protein product MAVHTVLSPEIFTRIAETFGLGNVRGVTPIPQGSINTNHRLETDSGRYFVRHTTVRSSEDLRFESALLAHLAAHHFPSPVQLTTREGATFVELAGGRVSVFRWLPGEEKRHPGLTAEHLERLGTELGKLHRDTQSFGGSRENPYSPQVVRGWLVELARHPDTTLSSLSGELEGMLANAESRRQGLEPLGVIHADLFTDNVKWLGDSVGAFFDFEMACREAYGLDLVITLNAWCFDGGQYLPELCRALVRGYQDVRPLAPVERESLFGHALFGAVRFTASRIRDYHLSALPADKLVRKDYRTYLTRARALTAMGPQGYATLLGL
- a CDS encoding nuclear transport factor 2 family protein, which translates into the protein MLYRFLAICALSLLAACAPKRIPGTEIDDTSETRAILAVMEAYRSAIEARDAHAIQALVSKDFREDGGTPSDPEDDLTAANLGPYLETLFPQLQSPKVEMEVRRVEVGKDIAKAIYYWKLSFRMPGLTSRPQKEAELEQMVFRLEGNQWKILTGI